A region of the Mycobacterium sp. NBC_00419 genome:
TCTTCGTGGAGGTCAAGACCCGCAGCGGTGACGGCTTCGGCGGCTTGGCCTACGCCGTGACACCACAGAAGGTACGGCGCCTGCGGCGGCTCGCCGGGCTGTGGCTGGCCGAGCAGGAGCAGCGTTGGCCGGCCATCCGGATCGACGTGATCGGGGTGCGGGTCGGCAGGCAGCGCGAGCCGGAGATCTTTCACCTGAAGGGCGTCGGCTGATGGCGCTGGGGCGGGCCTACTCGGTCGCCGTGCGTGGTCTCGATGGCGAGATCGTCGAGATCGAGGCCGACATCAACGCGGGACTGCCCGGGGTGTATCTGGTGGGGTTGCCCGACGCCGCGCTGCGGGAGTCCCGCGATCGGGTACGGGCGGCAATCACCAACTGCGGCAATGAGTGGCCCAACTCGCGACTGACGCTGGCGCTGTCCCCGGCAACCCTGGCCAAGGCCGGCTCGCTGTACGACATCGCGATCGCGGCCGCGGTGCTGTCGGCGAGTCACAAGAAGCCGTGGGATCGGCTGGAGAAGACGGTGCTGCTGGGAGAGTTGGCTCTCGACGGCCGGATTCGGCCCGTGCGCGGCGTACTGCCGGCTGTCCTGGCGGCCAAACGACAAGGCTGGCCC
Encoded here:
- a CDS encoding YraN family protein, whose product is MTMLTRGQLGALGEQRAVDHLTALGSRIVARNWRCRYGELDVIAADADGTVVFVEVKTRSGDGFGGLAYAVTPQKVRRLRRLAGLWLAEQEQRWPAIRIDVIGVRVGRQREPEIFHLKGVG